Proteins found in one Myxococcota bacterium genomic segment:
- a CDS encoding histidine phosphatase family protein: MTTRLLLVRHAESTWNALGRWQGQANPPLSETGRRQAKAVAQDLAGMPAARLLASDLARAVETAGAIGRRLRLAPELDPGLRELDVGDWSGRTRSEIEARDADRLARFEAEEPEVAAGGAESRADIRRRVRATFAGYAARFPDTDLIVVTHLGVVRALLPGTELENTGVATWALDADWASRA, encoded by the coding sequence GTGACGACCCGGCTGCTCCTGGTACGCCATGCCGAATCGACCTGGAACGCCCTGGGACGCTGGCAGGGGCAGGCCAACCCTCCGCTCTCCGAGACCGGGCGGCGCCAGGCGAAGGCCGTCGCCCAGGACCTGGCCGGCATGCCCGCCGCGCGCCTGCTGGCGAGCGACCTGGCCCGCGCCGTCGAGACGGCGGGTGCGATCGGGCGCCGCCTGCGGCTGGCTCCCGAGCTGGATCCGGGCCTCCGCGAACTCGACGTCGGAGACTGGTCGGGCCGTACCCGATCCGAGATCGAGGCGCGCGATGCGGATCGGCTCGCGCGTTTCGAGGCGGAGGAACCCGAGGTCGCGGCGGGAGGGGCCGAGTCGCGGGCGGACATTCGCCGCCGGGTGCGCGCCACGTTCGCGGGCTACGCCGCCCGGTTCCCCGACACCGACCTGATCGTCGTGACGCACCTGGGTGTCGTTCGTGCGCTCCTGCCCGGAACCGAACTGGAGAACACGGGAGTCGCGACCTGGGCGCTGGACGCGGACTGGGCGTCTCGAGCCTGA